In one window of Spartinivicinus marinus DNA:
- the pgsW gene encoding poly-gamma-glutamate system protein, whose protein sequence is MKSIYRRPYQIHTVALLLVTLLAVVTLYIVEWRLLVNYKIEMKQAVELAKQGSNLIKKEKQRLGLMAPINVDLKQTGLIGTWESTPITSIFGHLSAKQASLNPDITLLIYRWLKEIGVEKGDYVAISATGSFPALNLYTYAALQTIGAKPLIMLSLTASQWGANQPEMLWIDMGSLLYKAGLINFIPMAVSYGAKNDLAINLSPQGIQLLQKAIQRNNNPSLIYTGSLDGNIEEKWLRFNAAAGDKPIKAFINIGGGKASVGSINDKKKLFKPGLNRSLSDESSPEITSLMWKFISTKVPVIHLSNIEKIIAKNQLTALSTHHLYQDNFYQRLFAVIGFIVIVFSLLIAANHFKRKQQVDVL, encoded by the coding sequence ATGAAATCTATCTATCGGCGCCCGTATCAAATTCATACTGTAGCTCTATTATTAGTGACATTACTAGCCGTTGTTACTCTTTATATTGTCGAGTGGCGATTGCTAGTGAATTATAAAATAGAAATGAAGCAAGCTGTTGAGCTGGCTAAGCAAGGAAGTAATCTGATAAAAAAGGAAAAACAACGATTAGGATTAATGGCACCAATTAATGTTGACCTGAAACAAACAGGATTAATTGGTACATGGGAGTCAACTCCGATAACCTCTATTTTTGGTCATCTAAGTGCAAAACAAGCTTCTTTAAATCCAGATATAACATTATTAATATATCGGTGGTTGAAAGAGATAGGTGTTGAAAAAGGTGACTATGTGGCTATTAGTGCAACCGGTTCATTTCCTGCATTAAACTTGTATACTTATGCAGCATTACAAACAATTGGTGCAAAACCACTAATAATGCTGAGTTTAACTGCATCACAGTGGGGAGCCAATCAGCCAGAAATGTTATGGATTGATATGGGGTCGTTACTTTATAAAGCAGGATTAATTAACTTTATACCAATGGCTGTATCTTATGGTGCAAAAAATGACCTAGCTATAAACCTTTCGCCACAAGGTATACAGCTATTGCAAAAAGCAATTCAACGTAATAACAACCCTTCACTTATATATACAGGTTCGCTTGATGGAAATATTGAAGAAAAGTGGCTGCGTTTCAATGCAGCTGCTGGAGATAAGCCAATAAAAGCATTTATTAATATTGGTGGTGGGAAAGCCTCTGTTGGTTCAATTAATGATAAAAAAAAGCTGTTTAAACCAGGCTTAAATCGCTCACTTTCTGATGAGTCATCACCTGAAATCACTTCATTGATGTGGAAGTTTATTAGTACAAAGGTACCAGTGATTCACTTGTCAAATATTGAGAAAATAATTGCAAAAAATCAACTGACTGCTCTCAGTACACATCATCTCTATCAGGATAATTTTTATCAACGGCTATTTGCAGTAATAGGATTTATTGTTATTGTGTTTTCATTATTAATAGCAGCTAATCACTTTAAAAGAAAACAGCAAGTGGATGTCTTGTAG
- a CDS encoding efflux RND transporter permease subunit gives MFLSDICIKRPVFASVISILLIAFGIIAFERLPLREYPDIDSPIVSIDTRYPGAAANVVETRITQLIEDRISGLAGIKYIESDSSDGRSQINIEFSLTRDIDAAANDVRDRVSRILDDIPQEAELPDVQKVDSNEDVIMWLNLTSDRLSVPELTDYAERYLVDRFSILKGVARVRVGGGQSFAMRIWIDRAKLAAHNLTVSDVEKALRSENVELPAGNIESINQEFTVRVKRLFLKPEDFKQLVLSRGTDGYLVRLGDVATVEKGTTEYRTLFRGNGESMVGIGITKQSTANTIEVARAATLQADRINKDLPDGMYIHQSYDSSVFIEEAINEVYKTLTIAMSLVIFTIYLFLGSVRAMLVPAVTVPISLIATFIVLMIMGFTVNLLTLLALVLAIGLVVDDAIVVLENIHRRMEEYSEPALVAAFRGTRQVGFAVIATTLVLVAVFAPITVLEGDIGRLFSEFAVTMSAAVIFSSLVALTLSPVLASMVLKPTNGSFFLVKKVDSFFNWFKKHYKHWVLTCLKKPYIVISLFILMITLSVFLANKIPTEYVPKEDRGAFFILVNGPEGATYAYMKQYMDELERRLMPLAEKGEAQRILVRTPRGSFNSGIVIMVLSEWSKRRSAWKIMAEMRKNTADLAGVKIYPIMRQGIRSRTAKPIQFVIGGGTYEELAKWRNILFTEINKNNPGFTGLDSDYKETSPQIHVMINYNRAAELGVSIQNIGHTLESMLASRRVTTYIEDGEEYDVLVEGKRDQQNSPNDLTNIYVRSERSGQLIPLSNLVKLEEYAGSKTLNRYNRTRAITIDANLEDHLLLGEALSYLENLVRKHLPDSAVFDYKGQSLDYKNSAGASYFTFGLGILVMFLVLAAQFESYITPFIITLTVPLAIAGGLIGLILTDNTLNLYSQVGLIMLIGLAAKNGILIVEFANQMRDQGATIKEAITEAAQVRLRPIIMTSITTTAGSIPLIISFGAGAETRQVLGITLFFGVTVATVFTLFVIPVAYHLLARYTGAPGDTARKLETALQANTLDSSVSEKQIKSE, from the coding sequence ATGTTCCTATCTGATATTTGTATTAAACGACCTGTTTTTGCTTCAGTTATTTCTATCCTGCTGATTGCATTTGGCATCATTGCCTTTGAACGACTGCCATTACGAGAGTACCCAGATATCGACTCGCCAATTGTATCAATTGATACTCGCTATCCAGGGGCTGCCGCTAATGTCGTAGAAACCCGAATTACCCAATTAATTGAAGATCGTATTTCTGGTTTAGCAGGCATTAAATACATCGAATCAGATAGCTCTGATGGTCGATCACAAATCAATATTGAATTTAGCTTAACCCGAGATATTGATGCAGCTGCTAATGATGTACGAGACAGAGTATCACGTATCTTAGATGACATTCCTCAAGAAGCCGAACTTCCTGATGTACAAAAGGTTGATTCTAACGAAGATGTGATTATGTGGCTTAATTTAACCAGTGATCGCCTGTCAGTACCTGAGTTAACTGATTATGCTGAGCGCTATCTAGTAGACCGTTTTTCTATTCTCAAAGGTGTTGCACGGGTACGTGTTGGTGGTGGCCAGAGTTTTGCTATGCGCATTTGGATTGATCGTGCCAAACTGGCTGCTCACAACTTGACGGTAAGTGATGTAGAAAAAGCACTGCGCTCAGAAAATGTAGAATTACCTGCTGGCAACATTGAGTCAATTAACCAAGAGTTTACCGTAAGGGTAAAACGGCTTTTTCTTAAGCCAGAAGACTTTAAACAGTTAGTATTATCCCGCGGTACTGATGGTTACTTGGTTAGATTAGGTGATGTGGCGACAGTAGAAAAAGGCACCACCGAATATCGCACCCTATTTCGTGGTAATGGGGAAAGTATGGTAGGCATCGGCATCACCAAACAATCCACCGCCAATACTATTGAAGTCGCCCGTGCGGCAACATTACAAGCAGATCGGATCAATAAAGATTTACCAGATGGCATGTACATTCATCAAAGTTATGATTCTTCCGTATTTATTGAAGAAGCAATTAACGAAGTTTATAAAACCCTTACTATTGCTATGTCCTTGGTTATTTTTACCATTTATTTATTTTTAGGCAGTGTACGTGCCATGTTGGTACCTGCGGTCACTGTCCCTATTTCATTAATTGCTACATTTATTGTGCTGATGATAATGGGTTTTACGGTCAATTTATTGACCTTACTCGCTTTAGTATTGGCAATTGGCTTAGTGGTTGATGATGCTATTGTCGTGTTAGAAAATATTCACCGTCGCATGGAAGAATATAGTGAACCGGCTTTAGTTGCCGCTTTTAGAGGCACTCGTCAAGTGGGTTTTGCGGTTATTGCTACTACACTAGTTTTGGTTGCAGTCTTCGCGCCTATTACCGTATTAGAAGGAGACATAGGTCGTTTATTTTCAGAATTCGCGGTTACGATGAGTGCTGCTGTAATTTTTTCCAGCTTAGTTGCCCTCACCCTGTCCCCCGTTTTAGCATCAATGGTATTAAAACCTACAAATGGCTCCTTTTTCCTGGTTAAAAAAGTTGATAGTTTTTTTAATTGGTTTAAAAAACACTATAAACATTGGGTACTAACCTGTCTCAAAAAACCCTATATAGTCATTTCATTGTTTATTTTAATGATTACATTGTCTGTATTTTTAGCTAATAAAATTCCTACCGAATACGTACCTAAAGAAGATCGCGGGGCATTTTTTATCTTAGTCAACGGCCCTGAAGGCGCTACTTATGCATATATGAAGCAGTATATGGATGAACTTGAACGACGCTTGATGCCTTTGGCAGAAAAAGGTGAAGCTCAAAGAATATTAGTACGTACTCCAAGAGGTAGTTTTAATTCAGGTATAGTAATTATGGTACTTAGTGAATGGAGCAAACGCCGTTCAGCCTGGAAAATAATGGCAGAAATGCGTAAAAACACAGCCGATCTTGCAGGCGTAAAAATTTACCCTATCATGCGACAAGGCATCAGAAGCCGCACAGCAAAACCCATTCAATTTGTCATTGGCGGTGGTACTTACGAAGAACTCGCCAAATGGCGCAACATTCTATTTACTGAAATTAACAAAAATAACCCTGGGTTTACTGGCCTTGATAGTGATTATAAAGAAACCAGCCCACAAATCCATGTTATGATTAATTACAACCGAGCAGCAGAGCTGGGCGTTTCCATTCAAAATATTGGCCACACCTTGGAAAGTATGCTCGCATCACGACGTGTGACTACTTATATAGAAGATGGCGAAGAATATGATGTACTGGTTGAAGGCAAGCGCGACCAGCAGAATAGTCCTAATGACTTAACTAATATCTATGTGAGATCTGAACGATCCGGCCAGCTGATTCCTCTTTCAAACCTAGTTAAACTGGAAGAATATGCAGGATCGAAAACCTTAAATCGCTACAACCGCACTCGCGCTATTACTATTGATGCTAATTTAGAAGACCATTTATTGTTGGGGGAAGCTCTCTCCTATCTGGAAAATCTAGTTAGAAAACATCTGCCTGATAGCGCTGTTTTTGATTACAAAGGCCAATCATTGGATTATAAAAACTCTGCCGGTGCCAGTTATTTCACCTTTGGGTTAGGTATTTTAGTCATGTTTTTAGTGCTGGCGGCTCAATTCGAAAGCTATATTACCCCTTTTATCATCACCCTTACTGTACCATTGGCTATTGCCGGTGGATTAATTGGGCTAATACTAACCGACAATACGCTCAACCTTTACAGCCAAGTCGGTTTAATCATGTTAATTGGCCTGGCTGCAAAAAATGGTATTCTTATTGTGGAGTTTGCTAACCAAATGCGAGACCAAGGGGCAACAATAAAAGAAGCCATTACCGAAGCAGCACAAGTACGATTACGACCAATTATAATGACCAGCATTACCACAACAGCAGGCTCAATTCCATTGATTATATCTTTTGGTGCAGGGGCTGAAACCCGACAAGTGTTGGGGATTACCTTATTTTTTGGGGTAACGGTTGCCACCGTATTTACTCTATTCGTCATCCCTGTTGCCTATCATTTGCTAGCAAGATATACAGGGGCACCAGGCGATACTGCCCGTAAATTAGAAACAGCATTGCAAGCAAATACCTTAGACTCAAGCGTCTCAGAAAAACAAATCAAAAGTGAGTAG
- a CDS encoding Na+/H+ antiporter NhaC family protein, which produces MEKQTGSFIALLPILLFLGIFIGSGVYYHQQAVDFAFYQIKAPVAILPAIILAFILAKGKANSKIETFVKGVGDQNIILMCLVFLLAGAFASVTKSIGGVDATVNIGLSIIPASLLLPGIFIISAFIATAMGTSMGTIAAVAPLALQVAVTAGLPEAVCIGAVIGGAMFGDNLSVISDTTIAATRTQGCDLKDKFRENIKIAAPAAVLTIILLFVMGEPGQAIEAKSVNGWLALPYLIVLALAVMGLNVLAVLMIGIAVSGVMGMLIAPDYGLETLSKNIYAGYEGMLEIMVLSMLIGGLAMIMKQQGGMQWVIDKITLLGRNSANKSQKAGEASVGLLAAISGIFTANNTIAIIIAGGVAKDVSQHYGITSKRSASLLDIFACVVQGLLPYGAQILLAGSIAGLSPLALIGNVYYCWVLGGVAMLVIGLGLFSSKTAATQPEALKEQPASS; this is translated from the coding sequence ATGGAAAAACAAACTGGTAGTTTTATAGCATTACTACCTATATTGCTATTTTTAGGCATATTTATTGGTAGCGGGGTCTATTACCACCAACAGGCGGTAGATTTTGCTTTTTATCAAATCAAAGCCCCAGTGGCTATTTTGCCTGCCATTATTTTAGCTTTTATCCTGGCTAAAGGGAAAGCTAATAGCAAAATTGAAACTTTTGTTAAAGGTGTGGGTGACCAAAATATAATCTTAATGTGCCTTGTATTTTTACTTGCAGGTGCATTTGCCAGCGTTACTAAATCCATTGGTGGTGTCGATGCAACCGTCAATATTGGGTTAAGCATTATTCCTGCTAGCTTGTTACTGCCAGGTATTTTTATAATTTCAGCGTTTATTGCCACTGCGATGGGAACGTCCATGGGTACGATAGCAGCTGTAGCGCCTTTAGCGTTACAAGTGGCGGTAACAGCTGGGTTGCCTGAAGCAGTCTGTATTGGTGCTGTTATTGGCGGCGCTATGTTTGGTGATAATTTATCCGTTATTTCTGACACCACAATAGCGGCGACACGAACCCAAGGTTGTGATTTAAAAGATAAATTCAGAGAAAATATTAAAATTGCAGCACCTGCAGCCGTACTTACCATTATTTTATTATTTGTGATGGGTGAGCCAGGTCAGGCGATAGAAGCTAAATCGGTGAATGGGTGGTTGGCTTTACCTTATCTTATCGTATTAGCCCTCGCAGTAATGGGGTTGAATGTACTGGCTGTCTTAATGATTGGTATTGCCGTATCAGGTGTTATGGGGATGCTGATTGCGCCTGATTATGGTTTAGAAACGCTTAGCAAAAACATTTATGCAGGTTATGAGGGAATGCTGGAAATTATGGTCCTGTCCATGTTGATTGGTGGGTTGGCCATGATTATGAAACAGCAAGGTGGCATGCAGTGGGTTATTGATAAGATTACTCTGCTAGGCAGAAACTCTGCCAATAAAAGCCAAAAAGCCGGTGAAGCATCTGTTGGTTTATTAGCCGCAATCAGTGGAATATTTACTGCTAATAATACCATTGCGATTATTATTGCTGGGGGTGTAGCTAAAGATGTTAGCCAGCATTATGGCATTACCAGTAAACGAAGTGCCAGTTTGCTAGATATTTTTGCTTGTGTGGTGCAAGGCTTATTGCCTTATGGGGCGCAGATTTTATTGGCGGGATCAATTGCTGGGCTTTCTCCCTTGGCCTTGATCGGTAATGTTTATTATTGCTGGGTATTAGGTGGAGTGGCTATGTTGGTGATAGGGTTAGGCTTGTTTTCCAGTAAAACAGCTGCTACTCAGCCTGAGGCGTTAAAAGAGCAGCCTGCTTCTTCGTAA
- the pgsC gene encoding poly-gamma-glutamate biosynthesis protein PgsC — protein MLTISIGVGLVVGLLFIELFSLFCGGVIVPGYIALHLHNPFSVLITLIISIFTYMLVKALSIFVMLYGRRQYVAMLLVAFLLGGIFEHVASVNFVGDQLPFVLPGSNNDIFGVIGYVIPGLVANWYERQGVVTTICTVITGSILVRLVLLAIGN, from the coding sequence ATGTTAACGATATCCATTGGGGTAGGGTTAGTTGTTGGTCTGCTATTTATTGAGTTATTTTCATTATTTTGTGGTGGCGTTATTGTTCCAGGCTACATCGCTTTACATTTACATAATCCTTTCAGTGTATTGATTACTTTAATAATTAGTATCTTTACTTATATGCTGGTTAAAGCACTTTCCATATTTGTGATGTTATATGGTCGCCGACAATATGTTGCTATGCTATTGGTTGCTTTTTTATTAGGCGGGATATTTGAGCATGTCGCATCAGTGAATTTTGTTGGAGATCAGTTACCATTTGTATTACCTGGAAGTAATAATGATATTTTTGGTGTTATTGGATATGTTATTCCTGGTTTAGTGGCTAATTGGTATGAGCGGCAAGGGGTTGTTACTACGATTTGCACTGTTATCACTGGCTCAATTTTAGTCAGGCTTGTTCTATTAGCTATTGGTAATTAA
- a CDS encoding CapA family protein, whose product MKSEWLILLFIIAESVSASHLISGKIINEQGEGIQSKVQVNDYFLETSKNGKYSATVPVNSIYKVLVSAKGYYPSLHYFSKTDISKGTIPDIELVARKKGRALLLFTGDVMMGRRFLTPADPGTAIIHSTAAYEDSKKILSTIKPYLEIADYTSVNLESPIIKNEPEIKSIKPYTFYSRPESLKALKWAGVDFVNLGNNHIYDYLDIGLTSTLEAINKLSFDYVGAGLNDKLALSPKYLDINKQNFAFTGFVGWPGKVTPNQVASFDKGGAAWGNENNIVDTFRKLADHQGPSIIQYHGSREYGENPDESTKLRLQLAIDQGADLAIGHHPHVIQGFDLYKGKLVAYSLGNFIFDQYHYGTQASMILYVWMDGESFHRAEVVPIYIDKYQPKPAISDINHYVLNRVRYLSAVNEVYIYKSGAHGVITARQDELITTVSKRTIQNNNGSHLFLRFSKETDGLTYLSQLSSAGVMQVNQGNILLPLDSFEWIDHDKSTQNHWKAIDGDLIISPQAAKHGQFGIVVKSNQPQIQLIRKVRIYKDNGSISLNAWVKPQHSGKLQFSIDYDEMNGTVVKERKRQTLSSVGIKANQWQQVSFEFNPPAYKNRGFSANLSFFPESNESITEMMLDDIYFTNWIKNEYIGHDILLETGSSYIDTIKLLSLKTPNKINAVYKTIKRRYTM is encoded by the coding sequence ATGAAGAGTGAATGGCTAATCCTATTATTTATAATTGCTGAGTCAGTTAGTGCTAGTCATTTAATTTCGGGAAAAATTATTAATGAACAGGGAGAGGGCATTCAAAGTAAGGTCCAGGTGAATGATTACTTCTTGGAAACATCAAAAAATGGAAAATATAGCGCGACAGTGCCAGTAAATAGTATATATAAAGTACTAGTTTCAGCTAAAGGCTACTATCCCTCGCTACACTATTTCTCTAAAACTGATATTTCAAAAGGAACAATACCTGATATTGAGCTGGTTGCTCGTAAAAAGGGGAGAGCACTACTGCTATTTACAGGAGATGTGATGATGGGAAGACGCTTTTTAACCCCTGCGGACCCTGGAACGGCAATAATACACTCTACAGCTGCTTATGAAGACAGTAAGAAAATTTTATCTACTATTAAACCCTATTTAGAAATAGCTGATTATACCAGTGTTAACCTGGAGTCACCCATAATAAAGAATGAGCCTGAAATAAAAAGTATTAAGCCTTATACCTTTTATAGTCGGCCAGAAAGTTTAAAAGCATTGAAGTGGGCAGGCGTTGATTTTGTTAACCTTGGTAATAATCATATTTATGACTATTTGGATATCGGCTTAACAAGTACCCTGGAAGCCATTAATAAACTCTCGTTTGACTATGTAGGGGCTGGGTTAAATGATAAGTTGGCACTATCACCTAAATATTTAGATATAAACAAACAGAATTTTGCATTTACAGGATTTGTGGGGTGGCCAGGAAAAGTCACCCCAAATCAAGTAGCTTCTTTTGATAAAGGAGGGGCTGCTTGGGGCAATGAAAACAATATAGTCGATACATTTAGAAAGTTAGCTGATCATCAAGGCCCTTCCATTATTCAATACCATGGTAGTCGTGAATATGGTGAGAACCCTGATGAGAGTACGAAATTACGATTACAATTAGCGATTGATCAAGGAGCTGATTTAGCTATTGGTCATCATCCTCATGTTATTCAAGGGTTTGACCTATATAAAGGGAAACTAGTAGCCTATTCATTAGGGAATTTTATTTTTGATCAGTATCATTATGGTACCCAGGCGTCTATGATTTTGTATGTGTGGATGGATGGAGAGTCATTTCATCGAGCTGAAGTTGTTCCTATTTATATTGATAAATATCAGCCTAAGCCAGCAATATCTGATATTAACCACTATGTGCTGAATCGAGTAAGATATTTGTCTGCAGTTAATGAAGTGTATATTTATAAATCGGGGGCTCATGGAGTGATTACAGCCAGACAAGATGAACTGATTACGACAGTATCAAAACGCACCATACAAAATAACAATGGTAGCCACCTTTTCTTAAGATTTTCTAAAGAAACTGATGGGCTTACATACCTTAGTCAATTGTCTTCAGCTGGAGTAATGCAGGTTAATCAAGGTAATATTTTATTGCCTTTGGATAGCTTTGAATGGATTGATCATGATAAATCCACTCAAAATCATTGGAAGGCCATTGATGGAGACCTTATTATTTCACCACAAGCAGCTAAACATGGACAGTTTGGTATCGTTGTCAAATCTAATCAACCTCAAATACAGCTGATACGGAAAGTAAGAATTTATAAGGATAATGGCAGTATTTCGTTGAATGCTTGGGTAAAGCCACAACATTCAGGGAAGCTACAATTTTCCATTGATTACGATGAGATGAATGGTACTGTAGTTAAGGAAAGAAAGAGGCAAACCCTATCTTCCGTAGGGATAAAGGCAAATCAGTGGCAACAAGTGTCATTTGAATTTAATCCACCAGCGTATAAAAATCGAGGTTTTTCGGCTAACCTTAGTTTTTTTCCAGAATCAAATGAGTCAATAACTGAAATGATGTTAGACGATATTTATTTTACTAATTGGATAAAAAATGAATACATAGGCCATGATATTCTCTTAGAGACTGGCAGCTCTTATATAGACACTATTAAGCTATTATCGTTAAAAACGCCAAATAAAATAAATGCAGTTTATAAGACAATTAAGAGAAGATATACTATGTGA
- a CDS encoding efflux RND transporter periplasmic adaptor subunit, with protein sequence MLYKAVFNIVITSLLFFFKVNVNSAPIPVFTKPVQLEPFVEKIEALGTLRANEAVTLSSTVTETITAIHFNDNQRVKKGDVLVEMTSTEEHAQLEEARSTLEESKRQYERVQSLVKSNLASKSLLDQRRVTYETAQAKFFATQSRLADRLIIAPFNGVVGLRNISAGSLVTPGDPITTLDDDSVMKLDITVPAIFLGTLKPGLEITTKSREVNDNIFQGKITSIDSRINPITRSIIVRAILPNQQQRLKPGMLMLVELRKPVKESLMLPEEALVQEGFNKYAFVVNTTTTPPTVEKRKLTTGPRRPGAIVVQRGLQPGEIVVTHGLMRLNNGSPVKILAKQRTKANQSITDLLQQLPPNQSSTQPYRPVHQLKSSDKQE encoded by the coding sequence ATGCTTTATAAAGCAGTATTCAACATAGTTATTACGAGTTTGTTATTTTTCTTTAAAGTAAATGTTAACTCTGCGCCTATTCCGGTCTTTACAAAACCAGTACAACTAGAACCTTTTGTTGAAAAAATTGAAGCATTAGGCACCCTCAGAGCTAATGAGGCAGTCACATTATCTTCTACTGTTACTGAAACAATTACTGCTATTCATTTTAATGACAACCAACGAGTTAAAAAAGGTGATGTCTTAGTTGAAATGACCAGTACTGAAGAACATGCTCAACTAGAAGAGGCTCGCTCTACTTTGGAAGAATCCAAACGGCAGTATGAACGTGTCCAATCGTTAGTGAAATCTAACTTAGCCTCTAAATCACTATTAGATCAACGACGAGTAACATATGAAACTGCCCAGGCTAAGTTTTTTGCAACCCAATCCCGACTAGCCGATCGACTAATTATTGCACCTTTTAATGGTGTGGTGGGGTTACGTAATATCAGTGCCGGATCACTGGTAACACCAGGTGATCCAATTACTACACTTGATGACGATAGTGTAATGAAATTAGATATTACTGTACCTGCAATATTTTTAGGCACCTTAAAACCTGGTCTTGAGATCACAACCAAATCAAGAGAAGTGAATGACAATATTTTTCAAGGAAAGATTACCAGCATTGACTCTCGCATCAACCCTATCACCCGCTCCATCATTGTGCGCGCGATATTACCCAATCAGCAACAACGACTAAAACCTGGTATGTTAATGTTGGTTGAACTACGCAAGCCTGTTAAAGAAAGTTTAATGTTGCCAGAAGAGGCTCTAGTGCAAGAGGGTTTTAATAAATACGCTTTTGTCGTGAATACAACCACTACGCCACCAACCGTTGAAAAGCGCAAATTAACCACTGGTCCCCGACGGCCAGGCGCTATTGTTGTACAACGCGGGCTGCAACCCGGAGAAATAGTCGTCACTCACGGCCTAATGCGGTTAAATAATGGTAGTCCAGTAAAAATATTGGCTAAGCAGCGAACGAAGGCTAATCAATCTATCACTGACCTTTTACAACAGCTGCCTCCTAATCAATCATCTACTCAACCATACCGTCCCGTCCATCAGCTTAAATCATCAGATAAACAAGAGTAA
- the pgsB gene encoding poly-gamma-glutamate synthase PgsB, which produces MDIIVIMILLLFLIAITYLERRKHNRYLQSIPIRIHINGTRGKSSVARLIAAGLRQAGLKTLCKTTGSEAKLVLGNKDEITIKRGCIPNIIEQCKVVEFAESYRADVLIVECMALKPELQAYSELSLVKSTHGVITNSGPDHLDVMGPTERDVAKALAGTVPVNGKLYTNEKKYLNIFKKAAADRNSQLVALIASNSISSADMNGFSYIEHQENVALALSVCRDLGVDRQTALQGMWQSTPDLGAMDIKQLTWQETQLILVNAFAANDPLSSKLCWEQALERLVDNSHKIMLVNCRADRRERSIQLGKMCASLTDIDKLFVLGTGRQAFIKTAMQHGVAAELIEVPIDQTSKSLVEQFTLLGGHKLLVVGIGNIKGVAADLLAFFSRRSSSSSSSNIVDVLEVNFG; this is translated from the coding sequence ATGGATATTATCGTTATAATGATATTATTGCTTTTTCTTATTGCTATCACTTATCTGGAGCGACGAAAGCATAATCGTTATCTTCAAAGTATTCCTATTCGAATTCATATCAATGGTACCCGAGGTAAGTCATCGGTAGCTCGATTGATTGCTGCGGGATTACGTCAGGCGGGCTTGAAAACATTATGTAAAACAACTGGCTCAGAAGCGAAGCTCGTGTTAGGGAATAAAGATGAGATTACGATTAAAAGGGGCTGTATTCCAAATATAATTGAGCAGTGTAAAGTAGTTGAGTTTGCAGAAAGCTATCGAGCAGATGTATTAATAGTAGAGTGTATGGCATTAAAGCCTGAGTTGCAGGCTTATTCTGAGCTTTCATTAGTTAAGTCAACCCATGGGGTAATTACCAATAGTGGTCCTGATCATTTGGATGTGATGGGGCCAACAGAACGAGATGTGGCAAAAGCATTAGCGGGTACAGTACCTGTTAACGGAAAGCTGTATACCAATGAGAAAAAATATTTAAATATATTTAAAAAGGCAGCAGCTGACCGTAACTCTCAGCTAGTTGCACTTATTGCTTCAAATAGTATTAGTTCTGCAGATATGAATGGCTTCAGCTATATAGAACATCAAGAGAATGTAGCGCTGGCATTGAGTGTGTGTCGAGATTTAGGAGTGGATCGCCAAACGGCTTTACAGGGAATGTGGCAGTCAACGCCTGATCTAGGCGCAATGGATATTAAACAGTTAACCTGGCAAGAAACACAATTAATTTTAGTGAATGCTTTTGCTGCAAATGATCCATTATCTTCTAAGCTTTGTTGGGAACAGGCTTTAGAACGACTAGTAGATAATAGTCATAAAATTATGCTGGTTAACTGTCGTGCAGATCGTCGAGAGCGCTCTATCCAGCTTGGTAAAATGTGCGCTTCGCTGACTGATATAGATAAACTGTTTGTATTGGGAACTGGTAGGCAGGCATTTATCAAAACGGCTATGCAACATGGGGTAGCAGCTGAATTGATTGAGGTACCTATTGATCAAACATCTAAGTCACTAGTAGAACAATTTACCCTGTTAGGTGGGCACAAGTTGTTAGTGGTGGGGATTGGTAATATTAAAGGGGTTGCAGCTGATTTATTAGCTTTTTTTTCTCGCCGGTCTTCTTCTTCTTCATCTTCTAATATTGTCGACGTTCTAGAGGTTAATTTTGGTTAG